The Xenopus tropicalis strain Nigerian chromosome 7, UCB_Xtro_10.0, whole genome shotgun sequence genome includes a region encoding these proteins:
- the glrx3 gene encoding glutaredoxin-3 isoform X1 has protein sequence MAAVLEAGSAGQFEQLIQNSAKSLTVVHFWAPWAPQCTQMNEVMAELAKEQPQVMFVKLEAEAVPEVSEKYEVTSVPTFLFFKNSQKIDRLDGAHAPELTKRVQRHASSTSFPATPNSAPKEDLNGRLKKLINAAPCMLFMKGSPQEPRCGFSRQIVALLNDQKVQFSSFDILSDEEVRQGLKTFSNWPTYPQFYVKGELVGGLDIVKEMVASGELDQMCPKAQSLEERLKALVNKAPVMLFMKGNKEMAKCGFSRQILEIMNNTGVTYETFDILEDEEVRQGLKAYSNWPTYPQLYVKGELVGGLDIIKELKESGELVSVLKGDQ, from the exons ATGGCGGCGGTGTTGGAGGCCGGCTCTGCGGGCCAGTTTGAGCAGCTGATACAGAACAGCGCAAA GTCTCTCACAGTTGTTCATTTTTGGGCGCCATGGGCTCCACAGTGCACCCAAATGAACGAAGTCATGGCTGAACTGGCGAAGGAGCAGCCTCAGGTTATGTTTGTAAAG ctTGAAGCCGAAGCCGTTCCAGAAGTGTCGGAAAAGTATGAAGTTACCTCCGTGCcaacctttttgttttttaag AACTCTCAGAAGATTGACAGACTGGATGGTGCCCATGCGCCGGAGCTTACAAAGAGGGTTCAACGCCATGCttcaagcacctcttttccagctACCCCCAACAGTGCTCCCAAAGAAGACCTCAATGGCAGACTGAAAAAGTTGATTAACGCTGCTCCATGCATGCTGTTCATGAAAGGATCTCCCCAGGAGCCAAGATGCG GGTTCAGCAGGCAGATTGTGGCTCTCCTTAACGATCAAAAGGTCCAGTTCAGCAGTTTTGATATCCTGTCAGACGAGGAAGTCCGCCAGGGCCTAAAAACCTTTTCCAACTGGCCCACTTATCCCCAGTTTTATGTCAAGGGTGAACTGGTGGGAGGACTCGATATTGTGAAG GAAATGGTGGCATCAGGAGAACTGGACCAAATGTGCCCCAAAGCCCAGAGTCTAGAGGAGAG GCTGAAGGCACTTGTGAACAAAGCCCCAGTCATGCTGTTTATGAAAGGGAACAAAGAG ATGGCAAAGTGTGGATTCAGCAGGCAGATTCTAGAAATAATGAACAACACGGG TGTTACCTACGAAACATTTGATATACTGGAAGATGAAGAA GTGCGTCAAGGTTTAAAAGCCTATTCCAATTGGCCCACCTATCCTCAACTTTACGTTAAAGGAGAACTTGTCGGGGGGCTGGACATCATTAAG